A genomic region of Pseudoalteromonas piscicida contains the following coding sequences:
- the ilvC gene encoding ketol-acid reductoisomerase codes for MSNYFNTLSLREQLAQLSQCEFMDPKEFEQGVDVLIGKKLVIVGCGAQGLNQGLNLRDSGLNVSYALRPSAIEEKRQSFLNASENGFIVGTYEELIPEADLVLNLTPDKQHTSVVNAVMPLMKKGATLAYSHGFNIVEEGMQVREDITVIMVAPKCPGTEVREEYKRGFGVPTLIAVHPENDPEGKGLAQAKAYAAGTGGHRAGVLQSSFIAEVKSDLMGEQTILCGMLQTGSLLCFDKMVEEGIEPGYASKLVQYGWEIITEALKHGGITNMMDRLSNPAKLRAFELSEQLKDIMRPLYNKHMDDIISGEFSEGMMADWAENDNKLLTWRAETAQTAFEKQSNTDAEISEQIFFDQGILMVAMVKAGVELAFETMTAAGIIDESAYYESLHETPLIANTIARKKLFEMNRTISDTAEYGCYLYNHACLPLLKPFMESITKREIGEGLLDSDNYADNQKLIAVNRAIRNHPVEKIGEILRGYMSDMKKIV; via the coding sequence ATGTCGAATTACTTTAATACTTTATCTTTACGTGAGCAATTAGCTCAGCTTTCTCAATGTGAATTCATGGATCCAAAAGAATTCGAACAAGGTGTCGACGTTCTGATTGGTAAAAAACTAGTCATTGTTGGTTGTGGCGCACAAGGCTTGAACCAAGGTCTAAACTTAAGAGATTCTGGCTTGAACGTCAGTTACGCACTACGTCCTTCAGCAATTGAAGAAAAACGTCAATCTTTTCTTAATGCATCTGAAAACGGCTTTATTGTTGGCACCTATGAAGAACTCATTCCTGAAGCTGATTTGGTTCTAAACTTAACGCCTGACAAACAACATACTTCTGTTGTAAACGCAGTCATGCCGTTAATGAAAAAAGGCGCAACACTTGCTTACTCTCACGGCTTCAACATCGTAGAAGAAGGTATGCAAGTGCGTGAAGATATTACCGTAATCATGGTTGCACCAAAATGTCCTGGCACAGAAGTACGTGAAGAGTACAAACGCGGCTTTGGTGTACCTACGCTGATTGCAGTTCACCCTGAAAACGACCCCGAGGGTAAAGGTCTTGCGCAAGCTAAGGCGTACGCTGCCGGAACCGGTGGTCATCGTGCAGGCGTATTGCAGTCATCATTTATTGCTGAGGTAAAGTCAGATCTAATGGGTGAGCAAACCATCCTATGCGGTATGTTGCAAACTGGCTCATTACTATGCTTTGACAAAATGGTAGAAGAAGGCATCGAGCCTGGATATGCATCAAAGCTCGTACAATATGGCTGGGAGATCATCACCGAAGCGCTAAAACACGGTGGTATCACTAATATGATGGACAGACTGTCTAACCCCGCCAAGTTACGCGCATTTGAACTGAGCGAGCAACTAAAAGACATCATGCGCCCGCTTTATAACAAGCATATGGACGACATCATCAGTGGTGAGTTTTCAGAAGGTATGATGGCTGATTGGGCTGAAAACGACAATAAATTGCTTACATGGCGTGCAGAAACCGCACAAACTGCGTTTGAAAAGCAATCGAATACTGATGCTGAAATTTCAGAGCAGATTTTCTTCGACCAAGGTATTTTGATGGTTGCTATGGTTAAAGCTGGTGTAGAGCTAGCGTTCGAAACCATGACGGCGGCTGGTATTATTGATGAGTCAGCGTACTACGAATCACTACACGAAACGCCGCTAATCGCGAACACCATTGCGCGCAAGAAGCTGTTCGAGATGAATCGTACGATTTCAGACACCGCAGAATATGGTTGCTACCTGTATAATCACGCATGTTTGCCACTGTTGAAGCCATTTATGGAATCAATCACAAAACGTGAGATTGGTGAAGGCTTGTTAGACAGTGACAATTATGCTGACAACCAAAAGCTCATCGCTGTAAACCGTGCGATCCGTAACCATCCGGTAGAAAAAATAGGTGAAATCCTTCGCGGTTATATGTCAGATATGAAAAAGATTGTTTAG
- a CDS encoding methyl-accepting chemotaxis protein, with product MQNTGLTITQRITLLGSLIAIAVACLIGFTSLYSAKTLINERMMQSELPSKIESINKSLSKQIDTLKNAAEQLSSNLLITQSAKQNTLDEKLLVNELKRIAAQYDLVTASWANRETKQCWNQNGFLRVLNREQDGWFFGFTTSGSAYSISIYQEAPGDVKMFVNHQQLNGVGLAGLAKSIDDMQAMLANMKIEQSGFVFVINRQGTVQLHPDASKVAKSSIEDFYGQHSRDFTSTRGFIVKELEVDGETNLVAASPIPNTDLLVIAQVPTSEINSGITSLQWQIIGFSLVIALVASFFSMLLAKNLSAPLKKMADLFEQLGSGDAKLNYRLPDSAQPELHALAGGFNQFMAKIEEAIHMVAQESRSIRVTSEAVFKQSQQNSQSLDEQKSQTMSVAAAINEMGATVQEIASSATNTAKLTEESKASTKRSRQGVQESQETLHLLAGDIENMAGQVATLAEKTQSIANIVDVIRGISEQTNLLALNAAIESARAGEHGRGFAVVADEVRALASRTSQSTDEIQATISELTQVSGAVVSQIQQSSEQAEQSVQTMQSSVELMLEISETANQINDMTALIATATEEQSNVVADVGRNIEQISEISDAVMNEQLDTEQAIQRLAASAKALDDLVASF from the coding sequence ATGCAAAACACAGGTTTAACAATTACTCAAAGAATTACCCTTCTGGGTAGTCTCATTGCGATTGCTGTCGCTTGTTTAATCGGGTTTACCTCGCTTTACAGCGCCAAAACGCTCATTAATGAACGCATGATGCAATCTGAATTGCCAAGCAAGATAGAAAGTATCAATAAATCATTAAGCAAGCAGATAGACACGTTGAAAAATGCAGCCGAGCAGCTTTCAAGCAATTTATTAATCACCCAAAGTGCCAAACAAAATACTTTGGATGAAAAACTTCTTGTCAACGAACTCAAGCGTATTGCGGCGCAGTATGACTTAGTTACGGCTTCTTGGGCTAACCGCGAAACCAAGCAATGTTGGAATCAAAACGGCTTTCTGCGAGTACTAAATAGAGAGCAGGATGGTTGGTTTTTCGGCTTTACCACTAGTGGCTCGGCTTACTCTATTAGTATCTATCAAGAAGCGCCGGGCGATGTGAAAATGTTTGTAAACCATCAACAGCTAAACGGTGTTGGTTTAGCTGGACTTGCGAAAAGTATTGATGATATGCAGGCGATGCTTGCTAATATGAAAATCGAGCAAAGTGGCTTTGTTTTCGTCATTAACAGGCAAGGTACGGTGCAATTGCACCCAGATGCAAGCAAAGTCGCAAAGTCCTCAATTGAAGACTTTTACGGCCAGCACAGTCGCGATTTTACCTCCACACGTGGATTTATCGTTAAAGAGTTGGAAGTGGATGGCGAAACCAATTTAGTTGCAGCGAGCCCAATTCCAAACACAGATTTGCTTGTGATTGCCCAAGTGCCAACCAGTGAAATCAATAGTGGGATCACTTCTTTGCAGTGGCAAATCATTGGTTTTTCGCTGGTGATTGCGCTAGTGGCGAGCTTTTTTAGTATGCTACTGGCTAAAAACTTAAGCGCGCCACTTAAAAAGATGGCGGATTTATTTGAACAACTTGGCAGCGGCGACGCAAAACTCAATTATCGTTTACCAGACTCAGCACAACCTGAACTTCATGCTTTGGCTGGCGGCTTCAACCAGTTTATGGCTAAGATCGAAGAAGCTATCCACATGGTTGCACAAGAGAGCCGTTCAATTCGCGTGACGAGCGAAGCCGTGTTTAAACAAAGCCAACAAAACTCTCAGTCTCTGGATGAACAAAAGTCTCAAACTATGTCTGTTGCCGCGGCAATCAATGAGATGGGCGCGACAGTACAAGAGATAGCGAGCAGCGCGACAAACACGGCAAAATTAACAGAAGAAAGTAAAGCGTCAACCAAACGCAGCCGTCAAGGTGTGCAAGAGAGCCAAGAAACACTTCACTTACTTGCTGGTGACATCGAAAATATGGCAGGTCAAGTCGCTACGTTGGCCGAAAAAACACAGTCCATTGCCAACATCGTTGATGTGATCAGGGGCATATCTGAACAAACCAACTTGCTTGCACTTAATGCCGCGATTGAGTCTGCCCGTGCGGGTGAGCATGGTCGTGGGTTTGCCGTCGTTGCAGATGAGGTGAGAGCGCTTGCGAGCCGTACATCACAATCAACTGACGAGATCCAAGCAACGATATCTGAATTAACTCAGGTGTCTGGTGCTGTCGTAAGCCAAATCCAACAATCCAGTGAACAAGCAGAGCAAAGTGTTCAAACGATGCAATCGTCAGTGGAGTTAATGTTGGAAATCTCGGAAACCGCAAATCAAATAAATGACATGACCGCGCTTATCGCAACAGCGACAGAAGAGCAAAGTAATGTCGTCGCGGACGTCGGCCGCAACATCGAGCAAATTAGCGAAATAAGCGATGCAGTGATGAACGAGCAGCTTGACACGGAACAAGCAATTCAGCGTCTTGCTGCATCAGCAAAAGCGCTTGATGATCTCGTCGCGAGCTTTTAA
- a CDS encoding tetratricopeptide repeat protein, with protein sequence MKIVIQFSIIVLSVLLSACNSTPKATIDTSILNSEHQFNIQPVESYSEVFQLNNQIKAKLAQYFHHDEIGVKRAKMLMAFLVNSGDDSMSYLSGANLTANQAFSNMNANCLSLSILTHAIARQVGLRTQFQRVHIPEYWDESQGYSLLTGHVNIKIFEVDNTQDSVKTLYVKPASVTVDFDPNSRAQHFSTSAIDTNTILSMFYNNKGAMEMINGDLDMAYSYYKAAVESDPYHDGAWGNLGILYRLTQQYDLAERAYNQALAINHDNRNALGNLAKLYHLTERDHEAKVIEANIHNLRKSNPYYMLVLGNEAFKHGNLSRAKHFYQKAYQLDHSIHGSFFGLAKVAFEEGNREKAEYYLNKAYKASVFEHDKARYEGKLALLRGVASNQLNSTDNDER encoded by the coding sequence ATGAAGATAGTAATTCAGTTCTCTATTATTGTGCTTAGTGTTTTACTTAGTGCCTGTAATAGCACTCCCAAAGCGACGATAGACACGTCAATTCTTAATTCAGAGCATCAATTTAATATCCAGCCTGTAGAGTCATACTCAGAGGTATTTCAGCTAAACAATCAAATTAAAGCAAAACTCGCTCAATATTTTCATCACGACGAAATTGGCGTTAAACGCGCAAAAATGTTGATGGCGTTTTTGGTCAATAGTGGCGACGATTCAATGTCATATTTATCTGGCGCAAATCTCACTGCCAACCAAGCTTTTAGTAATATGAATGCCAATTGTCTTTCGCTTTCAATTTTAACCCATGCTATCGCGAGACAAGTGGGTTTGAGAACTCAATTTCAACGTGTACACATACCCGAATATTGGGACGAGAGCCAAGGCTACAGCTTGCTTACAGGGCACGTAAACATAAAAATCTTTGAAGTGGATAATACCCAAGATTCTGTAAAGACACTGTATGTCAAACCCGCTTCCGTTACCGTAGACTTTGACCCTAATAGCAGAGCACAACATTTTAGTACCTCGGCAATAGATACAAACACTATCTTATCCATGTTTTATAACAACAAAGGCGCCATGGAAATGATTAATGGCGACCTTGACATGGCCTACAGTTACTACAAAGCAGCGGTAGAGAGCGATCCCTATCACGATGGCGCATGGGGTAATCTTGGGATCCTATATCGCCTAACTCAACAGTACGACCTTGCTGAGCGCGCATATAACCAAGCACTTGCCATTAATCATGACAATCGAAACGCACTAGGCAATCTTGCAAAACTTTACCATCTCACAGAACGTGACCACGAAGCGAAAGTGATCGAAGCCAATATTCACAACTTAAGAAAGAGCAATCCCTATTATATGCTAGTGTTGGGTAATGAAGCGTTTAAGCATGGAAATTTAAGTCGCGCTAAGCATTTTTATCAAAAAGCTTATCAACTCGACCATAGTATTCATGGCAGTTTCTTTGGGTTAGCTAAAGTTGCATTTGAAGAAGGGAACAGAGAAAAAGCAGAGTATTACCTCAATAAAGCATACAAAGCATCTGTCTTCGAGCACGACAAAGCGCGCTACGAAGGCAAGTTGGCCTTGTTGAGAGGTGTTGCAAGCAACCAGTTAAATTCCACAGACAACGATGAGAGATAA
- a CDS encoding M20/M25/M40 family metallo-hydrolase, with translation MKKLPFQLLGMMLTAICTTNAVAQTQHPSIVHVDNILVQDLQTLTSARHQGRKSGAQSPNISAQYIFAAFEQLGGNPSYQHFTFRAGIFSKDAGHNITATLPCTQPRCDKAIVISAHYDHLGTTGQRHYPGANDNASGVAAMLHMARQLSKTNRARDILFVATDAEERGLHGAKYYAKHLTQEVELNINLDMLGVNNNNRLFALFSPGFKEYKTELQNKAKYQIKLTIVSSQRQIERYTNNPRIDWHKASDHYAFYRQGIPYIYFGMGEDKHHHATRDTLDNMDLNKYQAGVNLINDFILSLTRSPLDSTS, from the coding sequence ATGAAGAAGCTCCCTTTCCAACTACTTGGCATGATGCTAACCGCGATATGTACCACGAATGCAGTAGCGCAAACGCAACATCCAAGTATTGTTCATGTTGATAATATATTGGTGCAGGATTTACAAACACTCACAAGTGCTCGCCACCAAGGCCGTAAAAGTGGAGCCCAATCGCCTAACATCAGTGCGCAATATATTTTTGCTGCTTTTGAGCAATTAGGTGGAAATCCGAGCTATCAGCACTTTACCTTTAGAGCCGGCATTTTTAGTAAAGACGCAGGTCACAACATCACAGCGACTTTACCTTGCACCCAACCTCGTTGTGACAAGGCCATTGTTATCAGTGCACATTACGACCATTTAGGAACTACAGGACAAAGACATTATCCAGGCGCCAATGATAATGCATCTGGCGTAGCAGCGATGTTACATATGGCTAGGCAACTCAGTAAAACAAATCGCGCTCGCGATATATTGTTTGTCGCAACCGATGCTGAAGAGCGCGGCTTACATGGTGCAAAATATTATGCCAAACACCTTACTCAGGAAGTTGAACTCAATATTAATTTAGATATGTTAGGGGTAAATAACAACAACCGTTTATTTGCGTTGTTTTCACCGGGTTTTAAGGAATATAAAACTGAGCTCCAGAACAAGGCAAAATATCAAATCAAATTGACTATAGTATCGTCACAACGACAAATTGAGCGTTATACAAATAATCCAAGAATTGATTGGCACAAAGCAAGCGATCACTACGCCTTTTATCGCCAAGGGATCCCCTATATTTATTTCGGTATGGGTGAAGACAAACATCATCACGCTACGAGAGATACATTAGACAATATGGATTTAAATAAGTATCAGGCAGGGGTAAATCTCATCAATGACTTTATTTTGTCATTAACTCGCTCACCACTTGACTCTACTAGCTGA
- a CDS encoding GIY-YIG nuclease family protein: MLLSKPNKTDHQATWSLYILETRFGHWYTGITTNVERRIEQHQAGKGAKNLKGKGPLTLKYQYRVGTKSQAAKLEWHVKQLTKAQKIQLVESSGERVNDKIKSLMRFTPA; this comes from the coding sequence ATGTTACTTAGCAAGCCGAATAAGACGGATCACCAAGCTACTTGGAGCTTATATATCCTAGAAACGCGCTTTGGTCATTGGTACACAGGAATAACAACCAATGTAGAGCGGCGCATAGAGCAGCATCAGGCTGGGAAGGGGGCAAAAAATTTAAAAGGTAAAGGGCCTTTAACGTTAAAATACCAATATCGAGTCGGTACTAAATCCCAAGCTGCAAAACTTGAGTGGCATGTTAAGCAGCTTACAAAAGCACAAAAAATTCAGCTAGTAGAGTCAAGTGGTGAGCGAGTTAATGACAAAATAAAGTCATTGATGAGATTTACCCCTGCCTGA
- a CDS encoding outer membrane protein assembly factor BamE, translating to MLSNKTLSVWLSAVVMTVFMSGCSSWIYRINVPQGNFLEQSDVDKLRVQMTREQVLYVLGTPLAKDTFNNNVWHYQYVFNIDRDSEVRKSFSVYFENDKLVRVSGDFEEPEEFNTPLDS from the coding sequence ATGCTGTCTAATAAAACCCTTTCTGTTTGGCTCAGTGCTGTAGTTATGACGGTGTTTATGTCTGGCTGTTCAAGCTGGATTTATCGCATCAACGTGCCACAAGGTAATTTCTTAGAGCAGTCAGATGTAGATAAGCTTCGCGTCCAAATGACCAGAGAGCAAGTGCTATATGTACTAGGTACACCACTTGCAAAAGACACTTTTAATAACAATGTCTGGCATTATCAATACGTATTTAATATTGACAGAGACTCTGAGGTCCGAAAGTCATTTAGCGTTTATTTCGAGAATGACAAACTAGTTCGCGTAAGCGGCGACTTCGAAGAGCCAGAAGAATTTAACACTCCTTTAGACTCATAG
- a CDS encoding IS110 family RNA-guided transposase, protein MQITTISIDIAKNIFHFIGCNLSNKIVVKKAIKRRQLLTYLAQMPNCKLVMEACGTSNYWGREISQLGFQVELIPPQHVKPFLTGNKNDYNDAYAILIASQQAHIRSVPVKTLEQQDSQTIHKVRELAIGQRTALSNQIRGLLLEYGIAITKGIENVRKEVAALLGEERVLTASFKQVLSQLYKLLQVLDESIETYNQQIKEQVKNNEICVNLQSIPGIGPIVASSYFNEVGNGSGYTKGRDVSASLGLVPKQRSTGGKSVLLGISKRGNRYLRCLLIQGAKSVVSRAKYKTDQLSLWINRLVQTRGHNKACVAYANKMARVAWAITVSKEAYQAR, encoded by the coding sequence ATGCAGATTACAACAATCAGTATCGACATCGCAAAAAATATTTTTCATTTTATTGGATGTAACCTATCCAATAAGATTGTAGTAAAGAAAGCTATTAAACGTCGTCAACTACTGACTTATTTGGCACAAATGCCAAATTGTAAATTAGTCATGGAAGCGTGTGGAACCTCTAATTATTGGGGTCGTGAAATTAGCCAATTAGGTTTTCAAGTTGAGCTCATACCACCACAACACGTGAAGCCATTTTTGACGGGGAATAAAAATGATTACAACGATGCGTATGCAATTTTAATTGCATCACAGCAGGCACATATTCGCTCAGTTCCAGTGAAAACATTAGAGCAGCAAGATAGTCAAACAATCCATAAAGTGAGAGAGCTTGCAATTGGTCAACGAACAGCACTGAGTAATCAAATTCGAGGTTTGCTACTTGAGTACGGCATTGCCATTACTAAAGGTATCGAAAATGTTCGCAAAGAAGTGGCTGCTTTGTTAGGTGAGGAGCGAGTATTGACCGCGAGCTTTAAACAAGTGCTTAGCCAACTCTATAAACTCCTACAAGTGCTTGATGAAAGTATTGAAACGTACAATCAACAGATAAAAGAGCAAGTTAAAAACAATGAGATATGCGTCAATTTACAGAGTATTCCGGGCATAGGGCCAATAGTTGCAAGTAGTTACTTTAACGAAGTGGGGAATGGTAGTGGTTATACAAAAGGGCGAGATGTTTCAGCCTCATTAGGTCTCGTGCCCAAGCAACGTAGTACGGGTGGAAAATCAGTTTTGCTCGGGATAAGTAAGCGTGGTAATCGATATTTGAGATGTTTACTTATTCAAGGGGCGAAATCGGTTGTATCGAGAGCAAAGTATAAAACAGACCAACTGAGTCTTTGGATAAATCGACTTGTACAAACGCGAGGGCATAATAAAGCCTGTGTCGCTTATGCCAATAAAATGGCTAGAGTGGCCTGGGCAATTACAGTATCAAAAGAGGCATATCAAGCAAGATAA
- a CDS encoding RnfH family protein produces MIKVEVVFALPDSATSLSVDVPEGTSAEQAVLQSGILEKCPEIDANDLTLGIWNRTVKLQQVVSDGDRIEIYRPLIADPKEARRRRAEKAKEEGRASKVTGGRPVSLGDKE; encoded by the coding sequence ATGATAAAGGTTGAAGTGGTATTTGCATTGCCAGACAGCGCGACGTCATTGTCGGTTGATGTGCCTGAGGGGACGTCTGCTGAGCAAGCAGTACTACAGTCAGGGATTTTAGAAAAATGCCCAGAGATAGATGCGAATGATTTGACGCTCGGGATTTGGAACCGCACGGTAAAATTACAGCAAGTCGTCAGTGATGGTGACAGAATCGAAATCTATCGTCCGTTAATTGCTGACCCGAAAGAAGCGCGCAGGCGCCGTGCGGAAAAAGCAAAAGAAGAAGGTCGTGCAAGCAAAGTTACCGGTGGGCGACCTGTCTCTTTAGGAGATAAGGAATAA
- a CDS encoding type II toxin-antitoxin system RatA family toxin, whose product MPQIEKSALVMYSTKEMFELVNDVDAYPAFLPHCSDAKVISSDDEGMTASLEISKAGLKKWFTTKNEFDGNRVKMCLVDGPFKSLNGYWEFTALDEQACKVSLKLEFEFASKLIEMAFGKLFNEVAKNMVSAFTQRAKVVYGAR is encoded by the coding sequence ATGCCACAGATAGAAAAAAGTGCTTTGGTGATGTATAGCACCAAGGAAATGTTTGAATTAGTCAATGATGTTGACGCCTATCCCGCATTTCTACCGCATTGCTCGGATGCAAAAGTTATCAGCAGTGATGATGAAGGGATGACCGCGAGTCTAGAAATTTCGAAAGCCGGCCTAAAAAAGTGGTTTACCACAAAAAATGAATTTGACGGCAATCGAGTAAAAATGTGCCTAGTAGATGGACCATTTAAGTCTTTAAATGGTTATTGGGAATTTACCGCGCTTGATGAACAGGCTTGTAAGGTGAGTTTAAAATTAGAGTTTGAGTTCGCGAGCAAATTAATTGAGATGGCGTTTGGTAAACTATTCAATGAAGTGGCGAAGAATATGGTGTCTGCGTTTACCCAGCGAGCCAAAGTTGTTTACGGAGCGAGATGA
- the smpB gene encoding SsrA-binding protein SmpB produces the protein MAKKNSSKSNSNTIALNKKARHEYSLHEKFEAGIELQGWEVKSIRAGKVNISDTYIHIKNGEAYLLASQIQPLNSASTHVICDPLRYRKLLLNKREISRLIGATERDGYSLIATAMYWKKCWVKLEFYLAKGKKQHDKRADIKDRDWSRDKERLMKHNVR, from the coding sequence ATGGCAAAGAAAAATTCAAGTAAATCAAATAGCAATACCATAGCGCTAAATAAAAAAGCGCGTCATGAGTATTCACTACATGAAAAGTTCGAAGCAGGTATCGAATTACAAGGCTGGGAAGTAAAAAGTATCCGCGCCGGTAAAGTCAATATCTCAGATACTTACATCCATATCAAAAACGGCGAAGCCTATTTGTTGGCTAGTCAAATTCAGCCGTTAAATAGTGCCTCTACACATGTGATATGCGATCCGCTTCGTTATCGTAAACTGCTACTAAATAAACGTGAAATCTCACGTCTTATCGGCGCAACCGAACGTGATGGTTATTCTCTGATTGCCACAGCAATGTACTGGAAAAAGTGCTGGGTAAAACTCGAGTTCTATCTTGCGAAGGGTAAAAAGCAACACGATAAACGTGCTGATATTAAAGACCGTGATTGGTCACGTGATAAAGAACGTTTGATGAAACACAATGTACGTTAA